A genomic segment from Juglans regia cultivar Chandler chromosome 14, Walnut 2.0, whole genome shotgun sequence encodes:
- the LOC109016106 gene encoding squamosa promoter-binding-like protein 8 yields the protein MLEYEWGNTGTIMLSGEEETNQDSDQTRQIFDHYAQPFHNSSFNPQPTTTAFSHFNPQQTHTHTHSQLHHSLFDPRAYPPSASPYAPPQLLSLDPVTGAAGSGGGGYLVVPKSEEISRPVDFVSRLGLNLGGRTYFSSAEDEFVNRLYRRARPAEPGSANSPRCQAEGCNADLTHAKHYHRRHKVCEFHSKASTVIAAGLTQRFCQQCSRFHLLSEFDNGKRSCRKRLADHNRRRRKTHQQPNPESLKSQQENPHNSPPDNLTRSPPDSGAHSSSSVTVALSPPRMSLDCFRQRPYQATASSASSSSLFFSSG from the exons ATGCTGGAATACGAATGGGGCAACACTGGCACAATCATGCTATCGGGCGAGGAAGAAACCAACCAGGATTCTGACCAAACTCGCCAAATCTTCGACCACTACGCTCAACCCTTCCATAACAGCAGCTTTAACCCTCAGCCCACAACTACCGCTTTCTCTCACTTCAACCCGCAACAAACCCACACCCATACTCATTCACAGCTCCACCACTCCCTCTTCGACCCACGCGCCTACCCACCCAGCGCGTCTCCGTACGCACCACCACAGCTCCTCTCCCTCGATCCCGTTACCGGTGCCGCCGGAAGCGGGGGAGGCGGGTACCTTGTAGTCCCCAAGAGCGAAGAGATTTCTAGGCCCGTGGACTTCGTCTCCAGACTGGGGCTCAACCTGGGTGGCCGCACGTACTTCTCCTCGGCCGAGGACGAATTCGTGAACCGGCTCTACCGCAGGGCCAGGCCGGCAGAGCCTGGTTCGGCTAACTCGCCCAGGTGCCAGGCCGAGGGCTGCAATGCCGATCTGACACACGCCAAGCACTACCACCGTCGCCACAAGGTCTGCGAGTTCCACTCCAAGGCCTCCACTGTCATCGCCGCCGGTCTGACTCAGCGATTCTGCCAGCAGTGTAGCAG ATTCCACCTTCTTTCAGAGTTTGATAATGGAAAACGCAGCTGCCGGAAGAGATTGGCCGATCACAATCGTCGCAGGCGAAAAACTCATCAGCAGCCCAATCCAGAAAGTCTGAAATCCCAGCAGGAGAACCCTCACAATTCACCTCCTGATAATCTCACTA GGTCACCGCCCGACTCCGGAGCTCACTCGTCGTCGTCGGTGACAGTGGCCTTGTCCCCGCCACGAATGTCGTTGGATTGCTTCAGGCAGAGACCTTATCAAGCCACGGCTTCTTCGGCATCATCAAGCTCACTTTTTTTCTCAAGTGGATGA